The Patescibacteria group bacterium genome includes a window with the following:
- the tagA gene encoding acetyl-mannosamine transferase, translating to MIEKDQKQAKILDIALDSISRNRVLREVRVKLALFEAKSPIFKPFYIVTPNPEIVLEAQKDRELALILNSADFAIPDGIGLAQSNLFLSLPNYSFLPLRFLALIFGWLKVFFLTLFSKDKLFSGLNVIKGRRLFEDLIFLANKKKFRVVLIGDDKQSAQKAAGALKGNYKKVNIFAFSGPRLDREGKPFDDKERLKEKEIINSINKIRPHLVFVGFGAPKQEKWIWRNKDKLDVGGMMVVGGTFDYVSGRLKYPPRFLEKAGLEWLWRLLVQPKRLGRIFRAVFVFPVKVSIYKFKKGS from the coding sequence ATGATAGAAAAAGACCAAAAACAGGCCAAAATATTAGATATAGCCTTAGATAGCATTTCAAGGAATAGAGTGCTAAGAGAGGTTAGGGTTAAATTGGCTCTTTTTGAGGCTAAATCGCCTATTTTCAAGCCTTTTTATATAGTTACTCCTAACCCAGAGATAGTTCTTGAGGCTCAGAAAGATAGGGAATTGGCTTTGATTTTAAATTCTGCTGATTTTGCTATTCCTGATGGTATTGGTCTTGCTCAATCTAACCTCTTTCTCTCTTTGCCTAATTATTCTTTTTTGCCACTTAGGTTTTTGGCTTTGATTTTTGGATGGCTTAAAGTTTTCTTTTTGACATTGTTTAGTAAGGATAAGCTTTTTTCTGGTTTGAATGTAATAAAGGGTCGGCGGCTTTTTGAGGATTTAATTTTCTTGGCAAATAAGAAGAAATTTAGAGTTGTTTTAATTGGCGATGATAAGCAAAGCGCTCAAAAAGCAGCTGGCGCTTTGAAAGGTAATTATAAAAAGGTTAATATTTTTGCTTTTAGCGGGCCGCGTCTTGACAGGGAAGGCAAGCCTTTTGATGATAAGGAAAGATTAAAGGAGAAGGAAATAATAAATTCTATTAATAAAATTAGGCCTCACCTTGTTTTTGTTGGGTTTGGTGCTCCAAAGCAGGAAAAGTGGATTTGGAGAAACAAAGACAAGCTTGATGTGGGTGGAATGATGGTGGTGGGTGGAACTTTTGATTATGTTTCAGGAAGACTGAAGTATCCTCCTCGTTTTTTGGAAAAAGCAGGCTTAGAATGGCTTTGGCGGCTTTTGGTTCAGCCAAAGAGGCTTGGTCGCATTTTTAGGGCAGTTTTTGTTTTTCCAGTTAAAGTTTCTATCTATAAATTTAAAAAAGGCTCTTGA
- the argS gene encoding arginine--tRNA ligase, protein MLDDRLKDILVSLLGLERDDLSVEIPENQNFGDYTTNIAMRAFGDKNLFSRLPKEIEKGKSPQDLALSIASFLEKSKDLMQFVGKIEVKRPGFINFWLKEDTLIYNLRYLDTYKNKNIGRGKTVVIDYSSPNIAKNFSIGHLRSTIIGQALYNLYSFLGYRVIGDNHLGDWGSQFGALICEIINSNVSLDSLTVEKLEEMYVEFNRKAKEDPKLQDQARFWFKKLEDGDPKARKIWQTCRKISLEEFERIYKLLGVSFDFVLGESYYEDEMKALLKDKKLIENLEEGEAGAKIIRLDEFGIKTPLMVLKSDGATTYATRDLACLRFRMRRFSADIVIYEVGQEQTLHFKQVFAASRKLGIVPEDVILYHTQHGLYLDQSGHKFSTRKGGVVNLEDVLKEAIKKAKEIITNSATSRNLSSDKIEEVSEKVGIGAIKYFDLKHSVKSDIVFDWNKILSLEGNSGPYLQYTFARTFSVLKKAGSFKFDFKSAFEVNEDEKSLLRFIFHFEEVIKKAAFEFSPNLLCDFLFELCQKFNSFYDKYPILKEEDLKKRQLRLKLTEAVSLVLKKGLGILGIEAVEKM, encoded by the coding sequence ATGTTAGATGATAGACTGAAAGATATTTTAGTTTCTCTTCTTGGACTTGAAAGGGACGATCTTTCTGTCGAGATTCCTGAAAATCAGAATTTTGGTGATTATACAACCAATATTGCCATGAGGGCATTTGGCGACAAGAATCTATTTTCAAGATTGCCAAAGGAAATAGAAAAAGGCAAAAGCCCTCAGGATTTAGCCTTATCTATAGCTTCTTTTCTTGAAAAAAGTAAAGATCTGATGCAGTTTGTTGGTAAAATTGAGGTAAAAAGGCCGGGTTTTATAAACTTTTGGCTTAAAGAAGATACTCTAATTTATAATTTGAGATATTTGGATACATATAAAAACAAGAATATTGGTAGGGGAAAGACTGTTGTAATTGATTATTCTTCTCCCAATATCGCCAAGAATTTTTCAATTGGCCATTTGCGTTCTACCATAATTGGTCAGGCTCTTTACAATCTTTATTCATTTTTAGGTTATAGAGTAATTGGTGACAACCACTTGGGTGATTGGGGTTCTCAGTTTGGCGCTTTAATTTGCGAGATTATCAATTCAAATGTTAGCTTGGATAGTTTGACGGTTGAGAAACTTGAGGAGATGTATGTTGAGTTTAATCGCAAAGCAAAAGAAGATCCCAAATTGCAAGATCAGGCTCGTTTTTGGTTTAAAAAACTTGAGGATGGTGATCCCAAGGCAAGAAAAATTTGGCAGACTTGTCGGAAAATCTCTTTAGAAGAATTTGAACGGATTTACAAACTTCTTGGTGTTTCTTTTGATTTTGTTCTGGGGGAGAGCTACTACGAGGATGAAATGAAGGCGCTTCTTAAAGATAAAAAACTTATTGAGAATCTTGAGGAAGGGGAAGCTGGGGCAAAAATAATTAGACTTGATGAGTTTGGAATAAAAACGCCTTTGATGGTTTTAAAAAGTGATGGGGCGACTACCTATGCCACTCGCGATTTGGCTTGTCTTCGCTTTAGGATGCGGAGATTTTCTGCCGATATTGTTATTTATGAGGTGGGTCAGGAGCAGACGCTTCATTTTAAGCAGGTTTTTGCTGCTAGCCGCAAGCTTGGAATTGTTCCTGAAGATGTTATCCTTTATCACACTCAACATGGTCTTTATTTGGACCAATCAGGACATAAATTTTCAACTCGCAAGGGTGGGGTGGTAAATTTGGAAGATGTTTTAAAAGAGGCAATAAAAAAAGCCAAAGAGATTATTACAAATTCTGCTACTTCTAGAAATTTATCTAGTGACAAGATAGAGGAAGTATCAGAGAAGGTAGGTATTGGAGCAATTAAGTATTTTGATTTAAAGCATTCGGTTAAAAGTGATATTGTTTTTGATTGGAATAAGATCTTGTCTCTTGAAGGCAATTCTGGTCCTTATTTACAATACACATTTGCTCGCACTTTTAGTGTTTTGAAAAAGGCGGGTAGTTTTAAATTTGATTTTAAGAGTGCTTTTGAAGTTAATGAGGATGAGAAGTCTCTTTTGCGGTTTATTTTCCATTTTGAAGAGGTGATAAAAAAGGCTGCTTTTGAATTTTCCCCAAATCTTCTTTGTGACTTTCTTTTTGAACTTTGCCAGAAGTTTAACAGCTTTTATGATAAGTATCCGATTTTGAAAGAAGAAGACTTGAAAAAAAGACAGCTACGTTTAAAATTGACTGAGGCAGTTTCTTTGGTTTTAAAGAAAGGACTTGGAATCTTGGGTATAGAGGCGGTTGAAAAAATGTGA
- a CDS encoding nucleoside-diphosphate kinase codes for MTFDLNIMSKMEQTVVLIKPDALQRGLTGEIIHRFDRKGLKLVGIKMLKLTDEIIDEWYAHHKDKSFFPTLKNFMEWTPIVAMVWEGLDAIATVRKIVGTTKGREAEAGSIRGDFGMSGSQNLIHASDSAEAAQKEKTLIFSDDEIFDYISASECLIYSRDEVEE; via the coding sequence TTGACTTTTGACTTGAATATTATGTCTAAAATGGAACAAACAGTAGTCTTAATTAAGCCGGATGCTCTTCAGCGCGGCTTAACGGGGGAAATTATTCATCGCTTTGATAGAAAAGGTTTAAAGCTTGTTGGAATTAAGATGCTTAAACTTACAGATGAGATAATTGACGAGTGGTACGCTCACCATAAAGACAAGTCCTTTTTTCCAACCTTAAAGAATTTTATGGAGTGGACTCCAATTGTGGCTATGGTTTGGGAGGGCTTAGATGCTATAGCAACGGTAAGAAAGATTGTTGGTACAACCAAGGGTAGGGAAGCTGAGGCAGGTTCAATCAGGGGTGATTTTGGTATGAGTGGAAGCCAGAATCTTATTCATGCTTCAGATTCAGCTGAGGCGGCCCAGAAGGAAAAAACACTAATATTCTCAGACGATGAGATTTTTGATTACATCAGCGCTTCAGAGTGCCTTATTTATTCAAGAGATGAAGTAGAGGAATAG
- a CDS encoding amino acid kinase, which yields MFDLVFIKLGGSLITDKSKPYTPRIRVINRLALEIKKSLDLGFHLVVSHGSGSFGHTLASKYKTADGIKDKRGIRGLCLVEQDAIAINRIVNKVFLNKGINCLSFVPSSFIFAQAKSLKSIFVEPIIKAVEMGIVPVVFGDVILDDKYGCCIYSGEEVLDNLFSKFKEKGYRVKKVIQCGVTDGVYDEKGKVIKRITPKNFPILRKSIFGSENTDVTGGMLHKVVESLKMAKGGTKVYIMNGKIKDNLYKSITKSNFKTGTEISF from the coding sequence ATGTTTGATTTAGTTTTTATTAAACTTGGCGGTAGTTTAATTACAGATAAAAGCAAGCCTTATACTCCTCGTATTAGGGTTATTAACCGTTTGGCGTTAGAAATTAAAAAGTCTTTGGATCTTGGTTTCCATTTGGTTGTGTCTCATGGGAGTGGTTCTTTTGGTCATACCCTGGCCAGTAAGTATAAAACAGCCGATGGAATAAAAGATAAAAGGGGGATTAGGGGTTTGTGCCTTGTTGAGCAGGATGCGATTGCTATAAATAGGATAGTTAATAAGGTGTTTTTGAATAAAGGGATTAATTGCCTTTCTTTTGTTCCATCTTCTTTTATTTTTGCGCAAGCTAAATCTCTTAAATCTATTTTTGTAGAACCTATTATTAAAGCCGTTGAGATGGGTATTGTTCCAGTGGTTTTTGGGGATGTTATTTTGGATGATAAATATGGTTGTTGTATTTATTCTGGAGAAGAGGTTCTTGATAATTTATTTAGCAAATTTAAGGAAAAAGGATACAGGGTAAAGAAGGTTATTCAATGCGGGGTTACTGATGGTGTTTACGATGAAAAGGGGAAAGTTATAAAAAGGATTACTCCTAAAAATTTTCCTATTCTCAGAAAATCTATTTTTGGATCAGAGAACACGGATGTAACTGGTGGAATGTTACATAAAGTAGTGGAAAGTTTAAAGATGGCCAAAGGAGGAACAAAGGTTTATATTATGAACGGAAAAATCAAAGACAACCTCTATAAATCTATTACAAAATCTAATTTCAAGACTGGCACTGAAATATCTTTTTGA
- the ymxG gene encoding putative zinc protease YmxG, with protein MKYKKEILKNNLRVILAPMPALESAVVTIWVKTGSRFESDRVAGISHFLEHMVFKGSKRRPSAKAVSEEIDSIGAQTNAGTSKEWTNFYIRARSDILEKAFDILSDIVLNPLLKEEEIEKEKGVILEEIAMYEDTPMIKIYDVFDNLVFKGSSLARDIAGTKETVSKMKREDFINYRNKHYYPENMLLTIAGGFYEKEMLKLANKYFGSLEASRKKPDFICESLTQGQPEVLIKKKKTDQTHLVIGFKGEKYGWEGRYAEALLSTILGGGMSSRMFIEVREKRGLAYSVRTSSDHAFDMGSFLTYAGVRVDKVNEAAKVILDQYYGLRDKRYKISAKEFAKAKEYLKGNLALSLESTSTVSEFFALEELYLGKPRTLQEVFEAIDKVSVSDVYDVAKKIFQENRLNIALIGPQDKIEVGI; from the coding sequence ATGAAGTATAAAAAGGAAATTTTAAAGAATAATTTGAGGGTAATCTTGGCACCGATGCCGGCTTTGGAATCGGCTGTGGTTACTATTTGGGTTAAGACTGGCTCAAGGTTTGAAAGCGATAGAGTAGCAGGAATCAGCCACTTCTTGGAGCATATGGTTTTTAAAGGATCAAAGAGGCGCCCTTCTGCAAAGGCTGTTTCTGAAGAAATTGACTCTATTGGCGCTCAAACCAATGCGGGGACATCAAAGGAGTGGACAAACTTTTACATTCGTGCTCGTTCTGACATACTTGAGAAGGCGTTTGATATATTGTCAGACATTGTCTTAAACCCGCTTCTTAAAGAAGAAGAAATAGAAAAAGAGAAAGGTGTGATTTTAGAGGAGATTGCTATGTATGAAGATACTCCCATGATTAAGATTTATGATGTTTTTGACAACTTGGTTTTTAAGGGGTCTTCACTTGCTCGCGATATTGCAGGCACTAAAGAAACAGTAAGCAAGATGAAGCGCGAGGATTTCATCAATTACAGAAACAAACATTATTATCCTGAAAATATGCTTTTGACAATTGCGGGAGGTTTTTATGAGAAAGAAATGTTAAAACTTGCAAATAAGTATTTTGGTAGTCTTGAAGCCTCTCGAAAGAAGCCTGATTTTATTTGTGAATCGTTAACTCAAGGACAACCTGAGGTATTGATTAAAAAGAAAAAGACTGATCAGACACATTTAGTCATTGGCTTTAAAGGAGAAAAATATGGTTGGGAAGGGCGATATGCTGAAGCTTTGCTTTCAACAATTCTTGGTGGGGGAATGAGCTCAAGGATGTTCATTGAAGTTAGAGAGAAAAGAGGACTTGCTTATTCTGTTAGAACGTCATCTGATCACGCTTTTGATATGGGAAGCTTCCTTACTTATGCAGGAGTGAGGGTTGATAAGGTTAATGAGGCTGCCAAAGTTATTCTTGATCAGTATTATGGCTTGAGAGACAAGAGATACAAAATTTCTGCCAAGGAATTTGCAAAAGCAAAGGAGTATTTAAAAGGAAATCTCGCACTTTCTCTTGAATCAACCTCGACGGTGAGCGAATTTTTTGCTCTTGAAGAGCTTTATCTTGGCAAGCCAAGGACATTGCAGGAAGTTTTTGAAGCGATAGACAAGGTGAGTGTCAGTGATGTTTATGATGTGGCAAAAAAGATTTTTCAGGAGAATCGTTTAAATATTGCTTTAATTGGACCGCAGGATAAAATCGAAGTTGGGATTTAA
- a CDS encoding geranylgeranyl diphosphate synthetase, translating into MAKELKSAEGILSYYRDFIYPRVLRYLKTPMFPSSFKIPSKYDSEKNFFQEIISEYPKRKGKYLRPTLLSLTAQAMGAKLEDVVPVASAMQISEEWLLIHDDLEDDSPKRRGFPSLHKIYNIPLAVNAGDALHVAMWRALFDSRRFLDEEKVFRILNEFYTQLMRTTLGQMTEIRWSKDKRMEFDDNDWYFVADGKTSYYTIACPMRLGAIIADGNNQQLDKLAKFGVYLGRAFQLTDDILDVTSDFGGRKEFAGDVYEGKVTVILGYLLKKASLSDKKKLISILRKSREEKTEDEVLWVVKMMKEYGAIDYAKDLALKWKQKSRDYFDQHLDFIRLEPYRSYILTLVDFITNRSY; encoded by the coding sequence ATGGCGAAAGAGCTAAAATCTGCTGAGGGGATTCTTTCTTACTATCGTGACTTTATTTACCCAAGAGTTTTGAGATATCTAAAAACTCCTATGTTTCCGTCATCATTTAAGATTCCGAGTAAATATGATAGTGAAAAAAATTTTTTCCAGGAGATAATTTCTGAGTATCCTAAAAGAAAAGGAAAGTACCTGAGGCCTACACTTTTATCTCTAACTGCTCAGGCGATGGGAGCTAAACTTGAAGATGTTGTTCCTGTAGCTTCGGCTATGCAGATTTCAGAGGAGTGGCTTTTAATTCATGATGATTTGGAAGATGATTCTCCTAAAAGGCGAGGGTTTCCTTCTTTGCATAAAATTTACAACATCCCTTTGGCAGTTAATGCAGGAGATGCGCTTCATGTTGCCATGTGGAGGGCGCTTTTTGATTCGCGTAGATTTTTAGATGAAGAAAAGGTTTTTAGGATCCTTAATGAATTTTACACTCAGCTTATGCGTACGACTTTAGGACAGATGACAGAGATAAGATGGTCAAAAGATAAAAGGATGGAATTTGATGATAATGATTGGTATTTTGTGGCTGATGGCAAGACTTCTTATTACACAATTGCCTGCCCAATGAGACTGGGGGCAATAATTGCCGATGGTAATAATCAGCAGCTTGATAAATTGGCTAAGTTTGGTGTTTATCTAGGGCGTGCGTTTCAGTTAACAGATGATATTCTTGATGTTACAAGTGATTTTGGTGGTAGAAAGGAATTTGCAGGAGATGTTTATGAGGGGAAAGTTACAGTTATTTTAGGGTATCTTTTGAAAAAAGCTTCGTTGAGCGATAAAAAGAAACTTATTTCTATTTTGAGAAAAAGTAGGGAGGAAAAAACTGAAGATGAGGTTCTATGGGTTGTGAAAATGATGAAAGAATATGGTGCAATTGATTATGCAAAAGATCTCGCCTTAAAGTGGAAACAAAAATCTAGGGATTATTTTGATCAGCATCTTGACTTCATTCGCCTTGAACCATATCGTTCTTACATTTTAACCTTGGTTGATTTTATTACCAATCGTTCTTACTAG
- the rsmI gene encoding ribosomal RNA small subunit methyltransferase I produces the protein MSRTLYVVATPIGNLEDITLRALRVLKEVDLILAEDTRVASKILNHYDIKKNILSYHQHSSQERKLEILKLLLEGKDLALVTDAGTPGISDPGGELIDFLLSNYPLNTESLKIVPVPGPSALTSALSVCGFRADKFVFLGFLPKKGREKLIKWLSEGGFTFAFYESPNRILKTLTWLLEVFDGGRRVFVGRELTKVYESIYRGDLKSVIEKIKAVPHLKGEIVVVVEGK, from the coding sequence ATGTCGAGAACTCTTTATGTGGTTGCGACCCCAATTGGTAATCTTGAAGATATCACTTTGAGGGCTTTAAGGGTATTAAAGGAGGTGGATCTGATTTTAGCCGAAGATACCCGGGTAGCCTCAAAGATTTTGAATCATTACGATATAAAAAAGAATATTTTGAGCTACCATCAGCATAGCAGCCAAGAAAGGAAACTTGAGATATTAAAACTATTACTAGAAGGTAAAGATTTGGCTTTGGTGACAGACGCTGGAACTCCTGGAATTTCTGATCCGGGGGGCGAGCTTATTGATTTTTTGTTATCAAATTACCCATTAAACACAGAATCTTTGAAGATTGTGCCGGTGCCGGGTCCTTCTGCTTTAACATCAGCCCTTTCTGTTTGCGGATTTCGAGCTGATAAATTTGTATTTTTGGGTTTTTTGCCCAAAAAGGGTAGAGAAAAACTTATTAAATGGCTTTCTGAAGGAGGTTTTACCTTTGCTTTTTATGAGTCACCAAATCGGATTTTGAAGACTCTTACTTGGTTGCTTGAGGTTTTTGATGGTGGTAGAAGAGTTTTTGTTGGTAGGGAATTAACTAAAGTTTATGAAAGCATTTATCGCGGAGATCTCAAGTCAGTTATTGAAAAAATTAAGGCTGTTCCTCATTTGAAGGGGGAAATTGTGGTTGTGGTTGAGGGAAAGTGA
- a CDS encoding competence protein ComEA — MPESLEIIDFGNEKEGRGFDLDKFFNSNRSLIIFVLLGLIFAGIGAFFLGTRGYSSSKVEVLESPVEQKQKELVVEVAGAVEKPGVYKLETGARVEDALILAGGLSADADRDWVEKMLNRAAKLTDGQKIFIPDKQSNSLSANKNGGYQNISSVLGDKNGGLININTASAKELDSLPGIGQVYAQKIIEQRPYSNLEELVSKKVIPQSTYEKIKDKITVW, encoded by the coding sequence ATGCCTGAAAGCCTTGAGATTATTGATTTTGGCAATGAAAAAGAGGGTAGAGGCTTTGATTTAGATAAATTTTTTAATAGCAATCGATCTTTGATTATTTTTGTTCTTCTTGGGCTTATTTTTGCTGGCATTGGCGCTTTCTTTTTAGGAACAAGAGGCTATTCAAGTTCAAAGGTTGAAGTTTTAGAAAGCCCTGTTGAACAAAAACAAAAAGAATTGGTGGTTGAGGTTGCTGGTGCGGTTGAGAAGCCTGGTGTTTATAAGTTGGAAACTGGAGCAAGGGTTGAAGACGCGCTGATTTTAGCTGGTGGTCTTTCAGCTGATGCTGACAGAGATTGGGTGGAGAAGATGCTAAATCGGGCGGCAAAATTAACTGATGGACAAAAGATTTTTATTCCAGATAAGCAATCAAATAGCCTGAGTGCTAATAAAAATGGAGGGTATCAAAATATATCAAGCGTTTTGGGTGATAAAAATGGGGGTTTGATAAATATTAACACTGCAAGTGCCAAAGAGCTTGATTCTTTGCCAGGAATTGGCCAAGTTTACGCCCAAAAGATTATTGAACAAAGGCCTTACTCAAATTTGGAAGAATTAGTATCCAAGAAGGTTATACCCCAATCAACTTACGAAAAAATAAAGGATAAGATAACGGTGTGGTAG
- a CDS encoding rod shape-determining protein, with amino-acid sequence MIEIRKKIAIDLGTANTLVWLAGEGIVANEPTVVAVSAEDNQVVAVGEEAKKMLGRTPESLIASRPMRDGVIADYQITEAMLRYFIQKVSGRFLFFKPDVMVCVPAGCTQVERRAALDATLSAGAAHAFLIDEPLAAAIGAGIPVSAPSGHMIVDIGGGATEAAVISLGGVVVSKSVRVAGNKIDEAIQDYLRKKYNLIIGDQTAEDIKIKIGSATKDVKEEKLEVSGRDLVFGLPRSVVLSSKEICDAIRGPVNQIVGAVKAVLEDTPPELAADIIDKGIIMSGGSSLLKNLDKYLTMETGVPAHVADDPKLCVVKGTGLVLENIELWKRSVTTKR; translated from the coding sequence ATGATAGAAATTAGAAAGAAGATTGCAATCGATTTGGGGACGGCAAACACACTAGTCTGGCTTGCAGGGGAGGGAATAGTTGCCAATGAACCTACAGTAGTTGCTGTTTCAGCTGAAGATAATCAAGTTGTGGCTGTTGGGGAAGAGGCAAAGAAGATGCTGGGGCGGACTCCTGAAAGCTTGATTGCTTCTCGACCAATGCGAGATGGTGTGATTGCTGACTATCAGATTACGGAGGCAATGCTTCGTTATTTTATTCAGAAGGTTAGCGGCAGATTTCTTTTTTTCAAGCCCGATGTGATGGTTTGTGTGCCTGCCGGCTGTACTCAAGTTGAAAGACGAGCCGCTCTTGACGCTACTCTTTCAGCTGGTGCAGCTCATGCTTTTTTGATTGATGAGCCTTTGGCTGCTGCAATTGGGGCTGGAATTCCGGTTTCTGCCCCCTCGGGTCATATGATTGTTGATATAGGCGGAGGGGCGACGGAGGCGGCAGTGATTTCGCTTGGTGGGGTTGTGGTTAGCAAGAGCGTGCGTGTTGCTGGTAACAAAATTGATGAGGCAATTCAAGATTATCTTAGAAAAAAATACAATCTGATAATTGGAGACCAAACGGCAGAAGACATAAAAATTAAAATTGGTTCGGCTACTAAAGATGTGAAGGAAGAAAAACTTGAGGTTTCCGGCCGCGACCTTGTTTTTGGCTTGCCAAGGAGTGTGGTTTTATCTTCCAAAGAGATTTGCGATGCGATAAGAGGGCCTGTTAACCAAATTGTTGGTGCTGTTAAGGCCGTGCTTGAAGATACACCTCCTGAGTTAGCAGCTGACATTATAGACAAAGGTATAATTATGAGTGGGGGAAGCAGCCTTCTCAAGAATTTGGACAAGTATTTAACTATGGAAACTGGTGTTCCGGCTCATGTAGCTGATGATCCCAAGCTTTGTGTAGTTAAAGGGACTGGTTTGGTGCTTGAAAATATTGAACTTTGGAAAAGAAGTGTAACAACCAAAAGGTAA
- a CDS encoding metallo beta-lactamase superfamily lipoprotein: protein MSKTRFFLFCLFLVASLVWLLVFSLPDNYFHLVACDVGQGDGILAYYKDTQVLIDGGPTSKILDCLSSHMPFWDRKIELVVLTHPEKDHYGGLLEVFRRYKVDSFLVSSLDSSSQEYQLLKNQVGSGGVKVIFPDEGKFIRLGMMHFVILHPSNQFLADNTLVKEKENDNQNISVLGARTTKIQANEFSINLILSFGEFDAWLSGDTTPAISDEVKTSLETALPTLEDGLVEYIKVPHHGSKNGLTQDLLELLKPKVAVISVGKNSYGHPNPEILNMLSSFGVSVFRTDQMGDVEVISDGKEWKIKR, encoded by the coding sequence ATGAGTAAGACAAGGTTTTTTCTTTTCTGTCTTTTTCTTGTTGCCTCTTTAGTTTGGCTTTTGGTTTTTTCGCTTCCTGATAATTATTTTCATCTGGTGGCTTGCGATGTGGGGCAGGGGGATGGAATTCTTGCTTATTATAAAGATACTCAGGTTTTGATTGATGGCGGGCCGACAAGTAAGATTTTGGATTGTCTTTCTTCTCATATGCCGTTTTGGGACAGGAAAATTGAGCTTGTGGTTTTGACCCATCCTGAAAAAGATCACTATGGAGGGCTTTTGGAAGTTTTTAGGAGGTATAAAGTAGATTCATTTTTGGTTTCCTCGCTTGATTCTAGCAGTCAAGAATATCAATTGCTAAAAAATCAGGTGGGGAGTGGGGGTGTAAAGGTTATATTTCCGGATGAAGGCAAATTTATCAGGTTGGGTATGATGCATTTTGTTATACTTCACCCTTCAAATCAGTTTTTGGCCGACAATACGCTTGTCAAAGAAAAGGAAAATGATAATCAAAATATATCAGTGCTTGGGGCAAGAACTACCAAAATACAGGCAAATGAGTTCTCGATTAACCTTATTCTTAGTTTTGGTGAATTTGACGCCTGGCTTTCTGGAGACACCACTCCTGCAATTTCCGATGAGGTTAAGACTAGTCTTGAAACAGCCTTGCCAACGCTTGAAGATGGTTTAGTCGAATATATCAAAGTGCCTCATCACGGCAGTAAAAATGGATTAACGCAAGATTTGCTGGAATTATTGAAGCCTAAAGTGGCTGTAATATCAGTAGGCAAGAATTCTTATGGACATCCAAACCCTGAAATTTTAAATATGCTTTCTTCCTTTGGAGTTTCAGTTTTTAGAACTGACCAGATGGGTGATGTAGAAGTCATTTCAGATGGTAAGGAGTGGAAAATTAAGAGATGA